Genomic DNA from Candidatus Koribacter versatilis Ellin345:
TAGGAGTGGCAGCAAGAAAGGCCCGAGTGTAGGACTCGGGCCTCGAACGATGCACGGAACTATTTTGTCCAGTTTGGAACCGCGCCGGGCGTCCAGGGTGCCCCTGCCGCGTTCATCTGTTTCTGCAGGTTCGCGAAATCAACCTCGACCAGTTGGTGCAGTTTCGCGAGCGTGGTTGTGAACTCGTCGGCTGTAACCTCGTAGGCATCCAGGTCGGTTTGGGTTGGTTTCACGATTGCGAATCGCGTGTCCCCCATCACACTCTCCACGCGATCGCTGATGGAAGCCAACGTGTTCTCGTTTCGCGCCCGCAAAACATTGTCGCCGCGCAGCGTTCGCAGTAGATCGTTCGTCTGCTGCGTGAGCCGATCGGCTGACTCAGTCAAACTCCGGTCCGCACCAGGCGCTAGTTTCAGCGCTTCGTGTACCTCCCTGAGATGCGCCTTTAGCTCATCGGCAGACTTCGCTGCACCCTGGACCGCCCCGTAGAGTTTGCCCAACTTTTGTTGGAAGTCGGTGAGTGCCTTCCGGTCGACGTCCGGCATTTTGTTTACGCCATCAGCGAAAACTTCAAACGTCTGCGGCTCGCCGAGTTCAGTCGTCACGCCGCGGATGCGCTGAGCCAATCGGACCGTATACGTCCCGGGCATCACGACTGCGCTGTTCGGAATGTTGAAGCCTTCGTCCTCTTCCCCACGCGGCTGCGGAAGCGTTGGCTCGGAATAGTGGAAGTCCCACGCGACGCGGTGCATCCCGGGCGCATTTTCGCCCTCGATACGACGGACTGCGTTTCCGGCCGCGTCGTACACGGTAAGGAACACTTGCGGCGCGGATTCTTCGGCTTCAGTGCGCAATTCGTCGTTGCTCGGATACTTAAAGGACTGCTTGTTTTTCTCCGCGTCTTTCTCAGCTGCCTGCCGCTGCTCCTTCAAGCTCTTGGATTTCTCTTTGAGGTAGTAAGTGAACGTCACGCCATACGGCGGATTCGGCGCGGTGTAGAACGACTCACCTTGTGTCGCCTTGCCATCACCTCCCAAAAGGAAACTCGGCAGGTACAGCATCGTGCGTCGTGGCGGGAAGAGCAGAGCGGGCTTGCCGACTTTCTCCGCCGACATCCCGCGCAGCGGCGAGATGTCGTCAAGGACGTAGAAGCCGCGCCCGAAGCTCGCCAGCGCGAGATCGCCTTCTCGCTGCTGGATGACCGCGTCGTGAATCGATGTCGTCGGCATGTCGCCAGTGAGCTTGATCCACTTCGCGCCGCCGTTCGAGGAGAAGAAGACGCCAAACTCAGTTCCGACGAACAGCAGGTTGCGGTCAATGGAGTCTTCGGCGATCGCCATCACCTGTCCGCGCTCCGGCAAATTTGCGACGAGAGATGCCCACGTCTTTCCAGCATCCGTAGACTTCAACAAATACGGCTTGAAATCGGAATTCTTGTGATTATCGAACGCCGCGTAAACGGTGTTTACATCGAATCGCGACGCGATCAACCGGCTGACGTAGCTGTTGTCTGGCACGCCGATGAAGTGATCGAATTTCGTCCATGAGCCGCCGCCATCATGGGTGACGTGAATGAGTCCGTCATCGCTGCCTGCATAGAGCAAGTTTTCGTCTTTAGGCGATTCAGCGAACGCGACGATGTTCCCGTAGAACTCAGTTGACGCATTCTTTGCCACCGCGTCCGGGCCCCAAACCTTGCCCATCACTGGCAGCGTGTTGCGATCAATTTGTCGGCTCAGATCAGGGCTGATGAATCGCCAGGTATCGCCGCGATCATCGGAGCGATAGATCCGGTTAGCCGCGAAGTACAAACGTGTGTGCTGATGGAACGAAACGTAGATCGGAGAATCCCAGTTCCAGCGGTTGGGCGGTCCGTCTTTCGGATCTTGCGGTTGAACGCCGACGAAGTTGCCGGTTGCGCGATCGAAGCGAATCAGTCCGCCATTCTGTGACTCTGCGTACACCGTGTTTGGATCGGCGGGATCTACCTGCGAACGGAAGCCATCGCCGCCGGCTGTCATGAACCAGTCGGTGTTGATGATCCCGGACGCGCTGCGCGTGCGCGCCGGGCCTCCCATGCTCTGGTTGTCCTGCGTGCCGCCGTACACGTAGTAGAACGGCTCGGAGTTATCGACGGCTACGTCGTACATCTGTGCGAGCGGGAGATTGGCCTTGTAGTTCCAGGTCTCGGCGCGGTCCCACGATTCATACACGCCACCATCGCACCCGACGAGATAATGCCGCGTGTTATCGGGATCAATCCAGATCGCGTGATTGTCTACGTGCTTGGACTTGGTTGGCAGCGGCTTCAATGTCTTCCCGCCGTCGTCACTGACCATGATCGCGAAGCCCATCTCATAAATGCGGTCGACGTTCTTGGGGTCGGCGACGATTTGCGCGTAGTACATCGCAGTGTTGTCGTACGGATTGCGCTTCTCCCATGAAGCGCCACGATCGCGTGAGCGGAAGATGCCGCCTTTGCCTTCGGCCGCTTCAACCGTGGCGTAGACAACGTTGTTGTCCACTGGCGAAATCGCAATGCCAATGCGCCCCATATCCACGCTCGGCAGCCCGTTCTTCAACTTGTTCCAAGTCGCACCCGCGTCGGTGGATTTGTAGAGCGCCGATTCAGGACCGCCATCAATCAGCGTCCACACGCGACGTTGGCGCTGGTACGCCGCGGCGTAAAGCACATCGGGATTCGATGGATCTTGTGCGACATCGGTCACGCCCGTGTTCTCGCTGATGATGAGCACGTTTTTCCACGTCTTACCGCCGTCGGTGGTTTTGTAAAGCCCACGATCGCCGCCCGGTCCCCACAACGGGCCTTGCGCCGCGACATACACAACGTTGGAGTCGCGGGGATCGATCACGATCCGGGCAATGTGCTCCGATTTCTCCAGTCCAACTTTCTTCCAACTCTTGCCGCCATCTTCACTCTTATAAAGACCGTCACCATAGCTCACACTGCGCTGCGAATTCAGTTCGCCCGTACCGACCCAGACGACGTTCGGATCTTTCGGATCGAGCGCGATCGCTCCAATCGAGAACGAGCCCTGGTCATCGAAGATCGGATCGTAGGTTGTGCCGGCATTCGTTGTCTTCCAAACTCCGCCGGAAGCAGAGGCCACGTAATACGTGCTCTTGTCGTTCGGATCCACGGCAAAAGCAATCACGCGTCCCGAGAAAATTGCCGGTCCGATGTTGCGCAGCTTCAATCCGGCGAATGTGCCCTCCGAGAAAGGATCCGCGGGCTTCTTCGGTTCCTCCGTTTTGTTCTTTTCCGCAGCTTTTTTGTCGGACTGCTTCTTCTGGTCAGGTTTCGAAGCTGGGGGTGTGGTTGCAGCGACGTCGCTATCGCCCTTCTTCTTACCTTTTTCTTTCGTGGTCTGGGCGGAAGTCGGAGAGGGAGTCGGCTGGGAATCCTGGGCCGAAATGAATGTTGTCGTGAATAGGAGTGATACGAGTGAAAGTGTGGTGAGTGAGCGCGAAAAGAGTGCCACCGAGTCTCCTGCTTGAGTAGTCGTGCGAAGCGCTTGATTGCAGCGTTCTCTACAATTCACGAGAGTAGAAGAAATTGCAAGCTGCTCCCGACCGAGAAGATTCAATTCGTCCCGCTCTCCAAGGTCTCGGCGATTTCC
This window encodes:
- a CDS encoding VPS10 domain-containing protein, which gives rise to MALFSRSLTTLSLVSLLFTTTFISAQDSQPTPSPTSAQTTKEKGKKKGDSDVAATTPPASKPDQKKQSDKKAAEKNKTEEPKKPADPFSEGTFAGLKLRNIGPAIFSGRVIAFAVDPNDKSTYYVASASGGVWKTTNAGTTYDPIFDDQGSFSIGAIALDPKDPNVVWVGTGELNSQRSVSYGDGLYKSEDGGKSWKKVGLEKSEHIARIVIDPRDSNVVYVAAQGPLWGPGGDRGLYKTTDGGKTWKNVLIISENTGVTDVAQDPSNPDVLYAAAYQRQRRVWTLIDGGPESALYKSTDAGATWNKLKNGLPSVDMGRIGIAISPVDNNVVYATVEAAEGKGGIFRSRDRGASWEKRNPYDNTAMYYAQIVADPKNVDRIYEMGFAIMVSDDGGKTLKPLPTKSKHVDNHAIWIDPDNTRHYLVGCDGGVYESWDRAETWNYKANLPLAQMYDVAVDNSEPFYYVYGGTQDNQSMGGPARTRSASGIINTDWFMTAGGDGFRSQVDPADPNTVYAESQNGGLIRFDRATGNFVGVQPQDPKDGPPNRWNWDSPIYVSFHQHTRLYFAANRIYRSDDRGDTWRFISPDLSRQIDRNTLPVMGKVWGPDAVAKNASTEFYGNIVAFAESPKDENLLYAGSDDGLIHVTHDGGGSWTKFDHFIGVPDNSYVSRLIASRFDVNTVYAAFDNHKNSDFKPYLLKSTDAGKTWASLVANLPERGQVMAIAEDSIDRNLLFVGTEFGVFFSSNGGAKWIKLTGDMPTTSIHDAVIQQREGDLALASFGRGFYVLDDISPLRGMSAEKVGKPALLFPPRRTMLYLPSFLLGGDGKATQGESFYTAPNPPYGVTFTYYLKEKSKSLKEQRQAAEKDAEKNKQSFKYPSNDELRTEAEESAPQVFLTVYDAAGNAVRRIEGENAPGMHRVAWDFHYSEPTLPQPRGEEDEGFNIPNSAVVMPGTYTVRLAQRIRGVTTELGEPQTFEVFADGVNKMPDVDRKALTDFQQKLGKLYGAVQGAAKSADELKAHLREVHEALKLAPGADRSLTESADRLTQQTNDLLRTLRGDNVLRARNENTLASISDRVESVMGDTRFAIVKPTQTDLDAYEVTADEFTTTLAKLHQLVEVDFANLQKQMNAAGAPWTPGAVPNWTK